In a single window of the Pandoraea pulmonicola genome:
- a CDS encoding HlyD family secretion protein — MTNATQVAPSTTARTAAPSAAEDKTAPAADAREASRTTQTPEAPANASNASTTKAPGNPRRRKMLLGALALGVVAGLGWGAHWWFVGRFIESTDDAYLQADSMTVAPKVGGYVTEVLVRDNETVTVGQPLVRLDGRQYQAAFDEAQATVVARQADVARAQAELAQQAATIAQAHAELDSARANAAYSAGQVKRYAPLVATGAETDERLAELRNASTRADATLKSNEANLQATQRQTDTLTAALAQAKAQLAVAQASARKAELDLADTVVKSTLAGRVGDRAVRVGQFAQPGTRLLTVVPVQNVYLTANFKETQVGHMRPGQPVTVHVDALPGEPIHGVVDSLSPGTGAQFALLPAQNATGNFTKIVQRVPVRIRLDVPPSLRTVLLPGLSVTADVDTHRRATTAPATQASGTSPAAPVARLSLSAPLGASIGPAASLPSNAAPSTPNGGVQRG, encoded by the coding sequence ATGACCAACGCAACCCAGGTCGCTCCCTCAACCACGGCTCGGACGGCCGCCCCCTCGGCCGCCGAAGACAAGACGGCGCCCGCCGCCGACGCCCGCGAAGCTTCGCGGACCACCCAAACGCCCGAAGCGCCGGCAAACGCCAGCAACGCCAGCACCACCAAGGCGCCGGGCAATCCCCGCCGCAGAAAGATGCTGCTCGGCGCGCTGGCGCTGGGCGTCGTCGCCGGGCTGGGCTGGGGTGCGCATTGGTGGTTCGTGGGACGTTTCATCGAATCGACCGACGACGCCTATCTGCAGGCCGACAGCATGACGGTCGCGCCGAAGGTCGGCGGCTATGTGACCGAAGTGCTGGTGCGCGACAACGAAACCGTGACGGTCGGCCAGCCGCTGGTGCGTCTCGACGGCCGCCAGTACCAGGCGGCGTTCGACGAGGCCCAGGCGACCGTAGTCGCCCGCCAAGCCGACGTCGCGCGCGCTCAGGCGGAGCTCGCGCAGCAGGCCGCCACGATCGCGCAGGCCCACGCCGAGCTCGACAGCGCCCGCGCGAATGCCGCCTACTCGGCCGGTCAGGTCAAACGGTATGCGCCGCTCGTCGCCACGGGGGCGGAAACGGACGAGCGCCTCGCCGAGTTGCGCAACGCCAGCACGCGGGCCGACGCCACGCTCAAGAGCAACGAAGCGAACTTGCAAGCGACTCAGCGGCAGACGGATACCCTCACGGCGGCCTTGGCGCAAGCCAAGGCGCAACTGGCGGTGGCGCAGGCGAGTGCGCGCAAGGCGGAGCTCGATCTGGCCGACACCGTGGTCAAGAGCACGCTGGCGGGACGCGTGGGCGACCGCGCGGTGCGCGTGGGGCAGTTCGCCCAACCCGGCACCCGGTTGCTCACCGTCGTGCCGGTGCAGAACGTCTACCTGACGGCCAACTTCAAGGAAACGCAGGTCGGCCACATGCGCCCCGGTCAGCCGGTCACCGTGCACGTCGACGCCTTGCCCGGCGAGCCGATTCACGGCGTGGTCGACTCGCTCTCGCCCGGCACCGGCGCGCAGTTCGCGCTGCTGCCCGCGCAGAACGCCACCGGCAACTTCACGAAGATCGTGCAGCGCGTGCCGGTGCGCATTCGCCTCGATGTGCCGCCCTCCCTGCGCACGGTGCTGCTGCCCGGGCTGTCGGTCACGGCGGATGTCGACACGCATCGGCGTGCGACGACTGCGCCGGCGACGCAAGCCAGCGGCACATCGCCCGCCGCGCCGGTCGCCCGGTTGTCGTTGAGCGCACCGCTGGGCGCATCGATCGGCCCAGCGGCGAGTCTGCCGTCGAACGCCGCACCGTCGACGCCGAACGGCGGAGTGCAACGTGGCTGA
- a CDS encoding DHA2 family efflux MFS transporter permease subunit — protein MRSTSPLARDEARGIVATGAGGNGRGAGGGGSGAASSAPARSGASAADWIAVAAGALGALLATLDISITNSALPQIQGQIGASGTEGTWISTGYLMSEIVMIPLAAWLTRVLGLRRFLMLNAVFFTLFSMMCGMSSSLAEMVVGRIGQGFAGGAMIPTAQMIIRTRLPRHQMPVGMAMFGLIVMLGPLLGPVVGGWLTENANWRWCFFLNLPISAGIVALLMLGLPREAPNLQAFFKADWLGIVGLAVGLSSLTVVLEEGQRERWFDSHMIVWLTVLAVLGIGMVLVAQFTAEKPIVKLALLGNKNYASVIYIVFTVGAGLYGVSYLLPQFLATIAGYNAQQSGNIMLLSGLPAFLMMPFLPRLISRVDIRLLVIVGLLCFFGSCMLDIDLTAQSVGHDFTLSQLLRGVGQMLAMMPLNQASMAAVDAQDAGDAAGLYNMARNLGGSVGLALLGTLIDRRTDYHEAMLRETITANSALGQEHLAANAAGFFAQTGDFAHAQLQATAQLAAEIARQASVMTFSETFYALGIALLLCVPLALLLKQPAGFSSGGH, from the coding sequence ATGCGTTCCACCTCCCCACTCGCGCGCGACGAGGCGCGCGGTATCGTGGCGACCGGTGCTGGGGGGAACGGGCGTGGTGCCGGTGGCGGCGGTAGTGGCGCGGCCAGTAGCGCCCCCGCTCGCAGCGGCGCGTCGGCGGCGGACTGGATCGCGGTGGCCGCCGGTGCGCTCGGCGCCCTGCTGGCCACGCTCGACATCTCGATCACGAACTCGGCGCTGCCGCAGATTCAGGGGCAGATCGGCGCGTCAGGCACGGAAGGCACGTGGATCTCGACCGGCTACCTGATGTCGGAGATCGTCATGATCCCGCTCGCCGCGTGGCTCACGCGAGTGCTCGGTTTGCGCCGGTTCCTGATGCTCAATGCCGTCTTCTTCACGCTCTTCTCGATGATGTGCGGCATGTCGAGCAGTCTCGCGGAGATGGTCGTCGGGCGCATCGGTCAGGGCTTCGCCGGTGGCGCCATGATTCCGACCGCGCAGATGATCATCCGCACGCGCCTGCCGCGCCATCAGATGCCCGTGGGCATGGCGATGTTCGGCCTGATCGTGATGCTGGGTCCCCTGCTCGGCCCGGTGGTCGGCGGATGGCTCACGGAGAACGCCAACTGGCGCTGGTGCTTCTTCCTGAATCTGCCGATCTCGGCGGGCATCGTCGCGCTGCTCATGCTCGGCCTGCCGCGCGAGGCGCCCAACCTGCAGGCGTTCTTCAAGGCGGACTGGCTCGGCATCGTGGGCCTCGCCGTCGGATTGAGCTCGCTCACCGTCGTGCTCGAAGAAGGTCAGCGCGAGCGCTGGTTCGACTCGCACATGATCGTCTGGCTCACCGTGCTTGCGGTGCTCGGCATCGGCATGGTGCTCGTGGCGCAATTCACCGCCGAGAAGCCTATCGTCAAGCTCGCACTGCTCGGCAACAAGAACTATGCGAGCGTGATCTACATCGTGTTTACCGTCGGCGCGGGACTCTACGGCGTGTCGTACCTGCTGCCGCAGTTTCTCGCGACGATCGCGGGGTACAACGCGCAGCAATCAGGCAACATCATGCTGCTCTCGGGGCTGCCCGCCTTCCTGATGATGCCGTTCCTGCCGCGGCTGATCAGTCGCGTGGACATCCGTCTGCTCGTGATTGTCGGGCTGCTGTGCTTCTTCGGCAGTTGCATGCTCGACATCGATCTGACGGCGCAGAGCGTGGGGCATGACTTTACGCTGTCGCAACTGCTGCGCGGCGTGGGACAGATGCTCGCGATGATGCCGCTCAACCAGGCGTCGATGGCAGCCGTCGATGCACAGGACGCCGGCGACGCCGCCGGGCTGTACAACATGGCGCGCAACCTCGGCGGCTCGGTCGGCCTCGCGCTGCTCGGCACGCTGATCGACCGCCGCACCGACTATCACGAGGCCATGCTGCGCGAGACGATCACCGCCAACAGCGCACTCGGACAGGAACACCTTGCCGCCAACGCCGCCGGTTTCTTCGCGCAGACGGGCGACTTCGCCCATGCGCAACTGCAGGCGACGGCACAGCTCGCCGCCGAGATCGCACGACAGGCGAGCGTGATGACGTTTTCCGAAACCTTCTACGCACTGGGGATCGCGCTGCTGCTCTGCGTGCCGCTCGCCCTGCTGCTCAAGCAACCGGCCGGGTTCAGCTCCGGCGGACACTAA
- a CDS encoding efflux transporter outer membrane subunit, with protein sequence MTFHLRRLALAATLLVTGCTVGPDYRGAPEVAGDALRTGAFAHAGDSVDAHAPAAARWWTALDDPQLTALIDDAIAHSPDIRAAQAKVRQSRASLRSHQADLLPKAGADLAMVRTRSPNLGLLSGNNGNGGDSNGRGPLDLYVAGFDASWEIDLFGGTRRAVEAASADADAASEDLADAHVQLAAEVAQAYVALRDQQARLALVRDSAKLEGEMLDLTRQRRAGGVASELDVERLVTQVEQTQSRVLPLEADVIESLDQLALLTGRAPGALDAELKTPRALPSVPAKVAVGDPAALLQARPDIRAAERRLASQNAQIGVQTANWFPKLSIMGELGYSALDPGHLVRKENFSWMTMPRLQWNVLDFGRVQAGVDGAKAGRDQAQAKYESAVLAALRDADVALARYGHQRENVHRLRSVEASATRAATLTRQRYRAGTASTLDWLDAERTRFSAEQDRIAGDAQLLKSFVTLQKALGLGWQVGPTMETAVN encoded by the coding sequence ATGACGTTTCACCTTCGCAGGTTGGCCCTCGCGGCCACGCTTCTCGTGACGGGCTGCACCGTCGGCCCCGACTATCGCGGCGCGCCCGAAGTGGCGGGCGACGCGCTACGCACCGGCGCGTTCGCTCATGCGGGAGATAGCGTCGACGCGCATGCGCCTGCCGCGGCACGCTGGTGGACGGCGCTCGACGACCCCCAGCTCACCGCGCTCATCGACGACGCCATCGCGCACAGCCCGGACATCCGCGCCGCACAGGCAAAGGTGCGGCAATCGCGCGCGAGTCTGCGCAGCCATCAGGCCGATCTGCTGCCGAAGGCGGGCGCCGATCTCGCAATGGTGCGCACGCGCTCGCCGAATCTCGGTCTACTGAGCGGCAACAATGGGAACGGCGGCGACAGCAATGGACGCGGACCGCTCGACCTCTACGTGGCCGGCTTCGATGCCAGTTGGGAAATCGATCTGTTCGGCGGCACGCGTCGCGCCGTCGAGGCGGCCAGCGCGGATGCCGATGCGGCCTCGGAAGACCTGGCGGACGCGCACGTCCAGCTCGCCGCCGAAGTCGCGCAGGCCTACGTCGCCCTGCGCGACCAACAGGCCCGGCTCGCACTCGTGCGCGATTCGGCGAAGCTCGAAGGCGAGATGCTGGATCTCACGCGACAGCGGCGTGCGGGCGGCGTGGCGTCGGAGCTCGACGTCGAACGACTCGTCACGCAGGTCGAGCAGACGCAATCGCGCGTGCTGCCGCTCGAAGCCGACGTCATCGAATCGCTCGATCAGCTGGCATTGCTCACGGGACGCGCACCCGGTGCGCTCGACGCGGAATTGAAGACGCCCAGGGCACTGCCCAGCGTGCCCGCAAAGGTGGCCGTCGGCGATCCGGCGGCGTTGTTGCAGGCGCGTCCGGATATTCGCGCCGCGGAGCGGCGTCTTGCCTCGCAGAACGCACAGATCGGCGTGCAGACGGCCAACTGGTTCCCGAAGCTCTCGATCATGGGCGAACTGGGATATTCGGCGCTCGATCCTGGACATCTCGTGCGCAAGGAGAACTTCAGTTGGATGACGATGCCGCGCCTGCAATGGAACGTGCTCGACTTCGGTCGCGTGCAGGCGGGCGTCGACGGCGCGAAGGCCGGACGCGATCAGGCGCAGGCAAAGTATGAAAGCGCGGTCCTCGCCGCATTGCGCGACGCCGACGTGGCGCTCGCACGTTATGGACATCAGCGCGAGAACGTCCACCGTCTGCGCAGCGTGGAGGCTTCGGCCACGCGCGCCGCGACACTCACACGTCAGCGCTATCGCGCCGGCACGGCGAGCACGCTCGATTGGCTCGATGCGGAACGCACGCGCTTTTCCGCCGAACAGGATCGGATCGCCGGAGACGCACAGTTGCTCAAGTCGTTCGTGACGCTGCAAAAGGCGTTGGGGTTGGGATGGCAAGTCGGGCCGACGATGGAGACGGCGGTGAACTGA
- a CDS encoding AMP-binding protein, with translation MEKVWLKSYPPGVPAEIDVNQYRSLNDLFLQSCQKFADRPSFTNLGVTMTFADLERKSRDFAAYLQSLPGLERGSRVAIMSPNLLQYPVAVFGILRAGMVVVNVNPLYTAGELEHQLADAGCGAIVVIENFAATLQKALPNTPVKHIITTAIGDLVPAPKRWIVNYVVRHVKKMVPEWHIPHAVPFRTALALGARAKHDEAKLGHDDIAFLQYTGGTTGVAKGAMLTHRNMIANMLQARAWVGSGLEEGKEIIVTALPLYHIFCLTANCLVFLQLGALNLLITNPRDMPGFVKELGKWKFTFMTGVNTLFNGLLNTPGFDQLDFSALKCALGGGAAVQRAVADRWQKVTGHPLIEAYGLTETSPAVCINLLGSEFNGSIGLPISSTEVSIRNDANEALGFGEEGEICVRGPQVMKGYWNRPDETAKTITPDGWLRTGDIGTMDEQGYVRITDRKKDMIIVSGFNVYPNEVESVLAMCPGVLESAVVGVPSDRTGEAVKAVVVKKSNDLTEKMIIDFCRQHLTNYKVPHVIEFRSELPKTPVGKVLRRELR, from the coding sequence ATGGAAAAAGTCTGGCTCAAGAGCTATCCGCCCGGCGTGCCGGCCGAGATCGACGTCAACCAATATCGTTCGCTGAACGATCTATTCCTGCAAAGCTGCCAGAAGTTCGCGGATCGCCCGTCGTTCACCAACCTCGGCGTGACGATGACCTTCGCCGATCTCGAGCGCAAGTCGCGCGACTTCGCGGCCTATCTGCAAAGCCTGCCCGGTCTGGAGCGCGGCTCGCGCGTGGCGATCATGTCGCCGAACCTGCTGCAGTATCCGGTCGCCGTGTTCGGGATTCTGCGCGCCGGCATGGTCGTCGTGAACGTGAATCCGCTGTACACGGCGGGCGAGCTCGAGCACCAGCTCGCGGACGCCGGCTGCGGCGCCATCGTCGTCATCGAGAACTTCGCCGCAACGCTGCAAAAGGCGCTGCCGAATACACCGGTCAAGCACATCATCACCACGGCCATCGGCGATCTGGTGCCTGCGCCGAAACGCTGGATCGTGAACTACGTCGTGCGTCACGTGAAGAAGATGGTGCCCGAGTGGCACATCCCGCATGCGGTGCCGTTTCGCACCGCCCTCGCGCTCGGCGCCCGCGCGAAGCACGACGAGGCGAAGCTCGGCCACGACGACATCGCGTTCCTGCAATACACGGGCGGCACCACCGGCGTGGCCAAAGGCGCGATGCTCACGCACCGCAACATGATCGCCAACATGCTGCAGGCGCGGGCGTGGGTCGGCTCGGGTCTCGAAGAGGGCAAGGAGATCATCGTCACTGCCCTGCCGCTCTATCACATCTTCTGCCTGACGGCGAACTGCCTCGTCTTCCTCCAATTGGGCGCGCTCAACCTGCTCATCACCAATCCGCGCGACATGCCCGGCTTCGTGAAGGAACTGGGCAAATGGAAGTTCACGTTCATGACGGGCGTGAACACGCTCTTCAACGGTCTGCTCAACACGCCGGGCTTCGACCAGCTCGACTTCAGCGCGCTCAAGTGCGCGTTGGGCGGCGGCGCGGCAGTGCAGCGCGCGGTCGCCGATCGCTGGCAGAAGGTCACCGGCCATCCGCTCATCGAGGCGTACGGCCTCACCGAGACGTCGCCCGCCGTGTGCATCAACCTGCTGGGCAGCGAGTTCAACGGCTCCATCGGGCTGCCGATCTCGTCGACCGAAGTCAGCATCCGCAACGACGCCAACGAGGCGCTCGGCTTCGGTGAGGAAGGCGAGATCTGCGTGCGCGGCCCGCAGGTCATGAAGGGCTACTGGAATCGCCCCGACGAGACGGCCAAGACGATCACGCCCGACGGATGGCTGCGCACGGGCGACATCGGCACGATGGACGAGCAAGGCTACGTGCGCATTACCGACCGCAAGAAGGACATGATCATCGTATCGGGCTTCAACGTGTATCCGAACGAAGTCGAGAGCGTGCTCGCGATGTGCCCGGGCGTGCTCGAGTCGGCAGTCGTGGGCGTGCCGAGCGATCGTACGGGCGAGGCGGTGAAGGCGGTCGTCGTCAAGAAGTCGAACGATCTGACCGAGAAGATGATCATCGACTTCTGCCGCCAGCACCTCACCAACTACAAGGTGCCGCACGTCATCGAGTTCCGCTCCGAACTGCCGAAGACGCCGGTCGGCAAGGTGCTGCGTCGAGAACTCCGGTAA
- the tcdA gene encoding tRNA cyclic N6-threonylcarbamoyladenosine(37) synthase TcdA, translating into MNSTPSFVVAPVSATPSELDFDANRRFGGLARLYGDDGLERLRGAHVAVIGIGGVGSWVAEALARSAVGRLTLIDLDNVAESNTNRQVHALDGNYGKPKVAAMAERIVAINPACQLTLVEDFVELDNLDAMLGAGFDWVVDAIDSVRVKTALIAWCVARKQRLITVGGAGGQIDPTRIRIDDLARTIQDPLLAKVRAQLRKQHGFVRGPKAKFNVPAVYSDEPLQYPEAVCAPGGVPDAVTGPQGLNCAGFGSSMCVTATFGMAAAAHVLKCVALKNA; encoded by the coding sequence ATGAACAGTACCCCGTCGTTCGTTGTTGCTCCGGTGTCTGCCACACCATCGGAGTTGGATTTTGACGCGAACCGCCGTTTCGGCGGGCTCGCGCGTTTGTACGGTGACGACGGTCTCGAACGCCTGCGCGGGGCCCACGTGGCCGTCATCGGCATTGGCGGCGTCGGTTCGTGGGTGGCCGAGGCGCTGGCGCGCAGCGCCGTGGGCCGACTCACGCTGATCGATCTCGACAACGTCGCCGAAAGCAATACCAATCGTCAGGTGCACGCCCTCGATGGTAACTACGGCAAGCCGAAAGTTGCCGCGATGGCCGAGCGCATCGTGGCCATCAATCCTGCCTGCCAGCTCACGCTCGTCGAAGACTTCGTCGAACTCGACAATCTCGACGCCATGCTCGGCGCCGGCTTCGACTGGGTGGTCGACGCCATCGACAGCGTGCGGGTGAAGACGGCGCTCATCGCCTGGTGCGTGGCGCGCAAACAGCGTCTGATCACCGTGGGCGGCGCCGGCGGCCAGATCGATCCGACACGCATTCGCATTGACGACCTCGCACGCACGATTCAGGATCCACTGCTTGCCAAAGTGCGTGCGCAATTACGCAAGCAACATGGGTTTGTCCGTGGCCCGAAAGCCAAGTTCAATGTGCCCGCCGTGTATTCGGACGAGCCGTTGCAATACCCCGAGGCCGTATGCGCACCGGGCGGTGTGCCGGATGCCGTTACGGGACCCCAGGGCCTGAATTGCGCCGGTTTCGGCTCGAGCATGTGTGTCACAGCGACATTCGGCATGGCCGCCGCCGCTCACGTCCTGAAGTGCGTTGCATTGAAAAACGCATGA
- a CDS encoding AsmA family protein, with protein MMRWVTSLKWLAITVVAIVLAFAAFITWFDWNYARPWINREVTAATGRPFEIRGDLSLHWLAPEAQAPGLGRWLPRPRLIANDIVLGNVAWSQTPNMISLGRLTFSLEWLPLLDKRVVLPEVTLSAPKVLIEQRADGQNNWTFTKGNGEPSPWKLRIGRLILEDGVVRANLVPQQLDLTANIATIDGQAPYGIGVALRGTFRKVAITGKGRGGDVLSLEDSGEPYPLDASVRIGRTLIAAKGTFTNPATLSALDMHLHLAGPTMADLYPITGVLLPETPSYETNGHLLHTAGVWRYERFQGKVGQSDLSGTLVFRQREPRNILQGAVVSNQLRLVDLGPVVGGQNPSGGGDLTGKPKPPPSDKVLPVDPFKTDRWRAIDADVQFTGRKIIKDKSLPIDNLVTHIVLDDGVLSLKPLEFGVAGGRITSNLVLNGQAEPMKVDSQVSLRHLKMKQLLPEVDLMKTSVGEVNGDAALTATGNSIAALAGSSNGEIKALIDRGSMSKLLLEYLGLNVGNIVLTKLFGDKQIEMRCAAADFAVKDGLMDARTFVIDTDDTSIGVTGQIDLKREHFDLTIRPEPKHFGLLSLRSPLYVRGTFKHPDVGVSVPTLVARAGGAIALGVLAPYTALVPLLELGPGKDSPCGELLANLQHPPSRNPANVKSPPGANGGKAGAKGAPRGGKAGQGGTTTAPAFGPAREAP; from the coding sequence ATGATGCGATGGGTAACGTCATTGAAATGGCTGGCGATCACGGTGGTCGCCATCGTGCTGGCGTTCGCGGCGTTCATCACGTGGTTCGACTGGAACTACGCCCGTCCCTGGATCAATCGGGAAGTGACCGCCGCAACCGGACGCCCATTCGAGATCCGGGGCGACCTGTCGCTGCACTGGCTCGCGCCGGAGGCGCAGGCCCCGGGTCTGGGGCGCTGGCTGCCGCGGCCGCGCCTGATCGCGAATGATATCGTGTTAGGCAACGTCGCGTGGAGCCAGACGCCGAACATGATCTCCCTCGGGCGCCTCACGTTCTCGCTCGAATGGCTGCCGCTGCTCGACAAACGCGTGGTGCTGCCCGAAGTCACCCTGTCGGCCCCGAAGGTCCTCATCGAACAACGCGCCGACGGGCAGAACAACTGGACCTTCACCAAAGGCAACGGCGAACCCTCGCCTTGGAAGCTGCGCATCGGCCGTCTGATTCTCGAAGACGGCGTGGTGCGCGCCAATCTCGTGCCGCAACAGCTCGACCTCACCGCCAACATCGCCACCATCGACGGACAGGCGCCCTACGGCATCGGCGTCGCGCTCAGGGGCACCTTCCGCAAGGTGGCGATCACCGGCAAGGGCCGCGGCGGCGACGTGCTCTCGCTCGAAGACTCGGGCGAGCCCTATCCGCTCGACGCGAGCGTGCGCATCGGTCGTACGCTCATCGCCGCGAAGGGCACGTTCACGAACCCGGCCACGCTCTCCGCACTCGACATGCACCTGCACCTGGCCGGACCGACCATGGCCGACCTGTATCCGATCACCGGCGTGCTGCTGCCCGAAACGCCGTCGTACGAGACGAACGGCCACCTGCTGCACACGGCCGGCGTGTGGCGGTACGAACGCTTTCAGGGCAAGGTCGGCCAAAGCGATCTGTCGGGCACGCTCGTGTTCCGACAGCGCGAGCCGCGCAACATCCTGCAAGGCGCGGTCGTCTCGAATCAATTGCGTCTGGTCGATCTCGGCCCGGTGGTCGGCGGGCAGAACCCGTCGGGCGGCGGCGATCTGACGGGCAAACCGAAGCCACCGCCCTCCGACAAGGTGCTGCCGGTCGATCCGTTCAAGACCGATCGCTGGCGAGCGATCGACGCCGACGTGCAATTCACCGGCCGCAAGATCATCAAGGACAAGAGCCTGCCGATCGACAATCTCGTCACGCATATCGTGCTCGACGACGGCGTGCTCTCGCTCAAGCCACTGGAGTTCGGCGTGGCAGGCGGGCGCATCACGTCGAATCTGGTGCTCAACGGTCAGGCCGAACCGATGAAGGTGGACTCGCAGGTCTCGCTGCGGCATCTGAAGATGAAGCAGTTGTTGCCGGAGGTCGATCTGATGAAGACGAGCGTGGGCGAAGTCAACGGCGACGCCGCCCTCACCGCCACGGGCAACTCGATCGCCGCACTGGCGGGGTCGTCCAACGGCGAGATCAAGGCACTGATCGACCGGGGCTCCATGAGCAAGCTGCTGCTCGAATACCTGGGCCTGAACGTCGGCAACATCGTCCTGACCAAGCTCTTCGGCGACAAACAGATCGAAATGCGTTGCGCGGCGGCGGACTTCGCCGTCAAGGACGGCCTCATGGACGCCCGCACCTTCGTGATCGACACGGACGACACGAGCATCGGCGTCACCGGCCAGATCGATCTCAAGCGCGAGCACTTCGACCTGACGATCCGGCCCGAGCCGAAACACTTCGGCCTCCTGTCCTTGCGCTCGCCGCTCTATGTGCGCGGCACGTTCAAGCACCCGGACGTCGGCGTGAGCGTGCCCACGCTCGTCGCGCGGGCGGGCGGCGCCATCGCACTCGGCGTGCTGGCCCCTTACACCGCGCTCGTGCCGCTGCTCGAACTCGGCCCGGGCAAGGACAGCCCCTGCGGCGAACTGCTGGCCAACCTGCAACATCCGCCGAGCCGCAACCCGGCGAACGTCAAGTCTCCGCCCGGGGCGAACGGCGGCAAGGCGGGCGCGAAAGGCGCCCCGCGGGGCGGCAAGGCAGGACAAGGCGGCACCACGACGGCGCCGGCATTCGGTCCCGCGCGGGAAGCCCCCTGA
- the pdxH gene encoding pyridoxamine 5'-phosphate oxidase, with product MTQTLSLADLRKNYALGSLSETDVAPSPFDQFRLWFEQALAAQLPEPNAMTLATVTPDGRPDARIVLIKGADERGFTFFTNYESRKGQELAATPYGCLLFHWIELERQVRIEGRVDKVSEAESDAYYHSRPVGSRLGAWASVQSAEVADRTIIEQREAEFRRQFGDAPPRPPHWGGYRLVPESIEFWQGRESRLHDRIKYFRLADDSWRVARLSP from the coding sequence GTGACCCAGACGCTTTCTCTCGCGGACCTGCGCAAGAATTACGCCCTCGGCTCTCTTTCGGAGACCGATGTGGCGCCCAGCCCGTTCGATCAATTCCGCTTGTGGTTCGAGCAGGCGCTCGCGGCGCAACTGCCCGAGCCCAATGCCATGACGCTCGCCACGGTGACGCCGGACGGACGGCCCGACGCGCGCATCGTGCTGATCAAGGGCGCCGACGAGCGCGGCTTCACGTTCTTCACGAATTACGAATCGCGCAAGGGCCAGGAACTGGCCGCAACGCCTTACGGCTGTCTGCTGTTTCACTGGATCGAGCTCGAGCGTCAGGTGCGCATCGAGGGGCGCGTGGACAAGGTCAGCGAAGCGGAGAGCGACGCCTACTACCATTCGCGCCCGGTCGGCTCGCGGCTTGGCGCATGGGCTTCGGTGCAGAGCGCCGAAGTGGCCGATCGCACCATCATCGAACAACGCGAAGCGGAGTTCCGGCGCCAGTTTGGCGACGCCCCGCCACGCCCGCCGCATTGGGGCGGTTACCGGCTCGTGCCGGAGTCCATCGAATTCTGGCAGGGCCGCGAATCGCGCCTGCACGATCGCATCAAATATTTCCGGCTTGCCGACGACTCGTGGCGCGTAGCGCGCCTGTCCCCCTGA